The Minwuia thermotolerans DNA window GGGACGGGTGAGAAGGGTCTGGGCCAGCCGCGTCGGCTCCGCCGCCGCCGGCGGCATGGCCGCCGCCAGAACGAGTGCGGCCCGAACCAGGATCCAAAGCTGCCGGAGCGGATTCCGCATCACTAACCCCCGGGTGTTACCCTACCTCACACGGGAGCCTGCGGTTGCGCGAAAAATCGATGGCCGCCATCACGATTTCTCGCGGGCTGCGGACGGTCATGGAAGGGATGTGGTGCCGGCGGAGGGACTTGAACCCCCAACCTACCGCTTACAAGGCGGTTGCTCTACCAGTTGAGCCACGCCGGCGACAGTGCAGGAGGTAGCGGAAAACGCCCCGCCTGTCACGCGTCGCGGCGGTAGAGGGCATAGCAGGCGATGGCGGCCGCATTGGAGACGTTCAGGCTCTCGACGGCGTCCGACATGGGGATGGAGACCAGCAGGTCGCAGTTCTCCGCCGTGAGCCGCCTCAGCCCCTTGCCTTCGGCGCCGAGCACCAGGGCGACGCGCTCGAACTCGGCCGCGGCCTCGATCGGCTTTTCCGCAGCGCCGTCCAGGCCAATGCGCCAGTAGCCCCACTCCTTGAGCATGGCCAGCGTCCGGGAAAGGTTGGTGGGGCGCAGATAGGGCACGCTCTCCAGCGCCCCCGAAGCGGCCCGGGCCAGGGCGCCGGTCACCGGCGCCGCGTTGCGTTCCGGCGCGATCACCGCCCGCGCCCCGAAGGCGGCGGCCGTGCGCATCACTGCGCCGACATTGTGCGGATCGCTGACCTGATCGAGCAGGATGACCAGCGAACGGCCTTCGGGCTTCAGCAGGCTCTCCACGGAGGGCGGATTGAGCGTCGAGGCGTAGGCCGCGATGCCGCCGTGGGTGGCGTCGGCGTCGTAGCGGGCCAGCATGTGGTCCATGTCTGCGCGGGTCGCCTTCTCCAGCAGGGCGTGACCGGCGATGCCCGCCTGCTCCGCCATCTGTTCGGTGGCGACCAGGCGGCCGATGTCCCGCTTCGGATTGTTCAGTGCGGCCAGCACGGCATGACGGCCGAAGATCCAGTGCTGTCCTTCCTGAGCGCCGCCGCCCTTGCCGCCCGACCGGACCTCGACGGAGACCGGACGGCGGTTGCCGCCGGGCCGCTCGCGGCGGCCGGGCTCGCGCCCTTCGGGGCGGCGGAAATGAGTGCGCCCGTCGCGGCGGTCGCCGCGCTGCCCCTCCCGGGCCACGCGGTCCTCGCGCTCGCGGTCCTCGCGGGTGCGGAAGGGCCGTTCGTCGCCGCCCTCGCGCCGCGGTCCGCGATCGTCGCGCCGTGGTCCGCGGTCCTCCCGGTCGTCGCGCCTGGGCGGCCTGTCGCCGCCGCGTTCGCCCCTGTAGCCGCCGCGGTCGCCGCGGGCGTCCCTCCGGTCACGATCGCCGCGATTGTCCCGGTCGTCGCGCCGGGGCGGGCGGCTGTCGCCCTGTCCGCCACGAGGGGCGCCGCGGTCGCCACGATAATCGCCGCCGCCTTCGCGCCGGGGCGGGCGATCACCGCGCCCC harbors:
- the rlmB gene encoding 23S rRNA (guanosine(2251)-2'-O)-methyltransferase RlmB — its product is MDDRRDNRGGRSGPRNDGRGGRGRDGGERRPGGGQGQGRGDRPPRREGAPRRDDRSQGPGGGDRPPRRDDRGQGSGDRPPRRDDRGQGSGDRPPRRDDRSQSQGRGDRPPRREGGGDYRGDRGAPRGGQGDSRPPRRDDRDNRGDRDRRDARGDRGGYRGERGGDRPPRRDDREDRGPRRDDRGPRREGGDERPFRTREDREREDRVAREGQRGDRRDGRTHFRRPEGREPGRRERPGGNRRPVSVEVRSGGKGGGAQEGQHWIFGRHAVLAALNNPKRDIGRLVATEQMAEQAGIAGHALLEKATRADMDHMLARYDADATHGGIAAYASTLNPPSVESLLKPEGRSLVILLDQVSDPHNVGAVMRTAAAFGARAVIAPERNAAPVTGALARAASGALESVPYLRPTNLSRTLAMLKEWGYWRIGLDGAAEKPIEAAAEFERVALVLGAEGKGLRRLTAENCDLLVSIPMSDAVESLNVSNAAAIACYALYRRDA